The following proteins come from a genomic window of Pseudomonas syringae:
- a CDS encoding Ice nucleation protein, producing MPTPTPSAANVTVSAAEQSSHEVFDVALVSAAAPSVNTLPVTTPQTLQTATYGSTLSGDNNSRLIAGYGSNETAGNHSDLIAGYGSTGTAGSDSSLVAGYGSTQTAGGDSALTAGYGSTQTAREGSNLTAGYGSTGTAGSDSSLIAGYGSTQTSGGDSSLTAGYGSTQTAQEGSNLTAGYGSTGTAGSDSSLIAGYGSTQTSGEDSSLTAGYGSTQTAQEGSNLTAGYGSTGTAGSDSSLIAGYGSTQTSGGDSALTAGYGSTQTAQEGSNLTAGYGSTGTAGADSSLIAGYGSTQTSGSDSSLTAGYGSTQTAREGSTLTAGYGSTGTAGADSSLIAGYGSTQTSGSESSLTAGYGSTQTAQQGSVLTSGYGSTQTAGAASNLTTGYGSTGTAGHESFIIAGYGSTQTAGHKSILTAGYGSTQTARDGSDLIAGYGSTATAGSSSSLIAGYGSTQTASYKSMLTAGYGSTQTAREHSDLVTGYGSTSTAGSNSSLIAGYGSTQTAGFKSILTAGYGSTQTAQERSDLVAGYGSTSTAGYSSSLIAGYGSTQTAGYGSTLTTGYGSTQTARENSSLTTGYGSTSTAGYSSSLIAGYGSTQTAGYESTLTAGYGSTQTAQERSDLVTGYGSTSTAGYASSLIAGYGSTQTAGYESTLTAGYGSTQTAQENSSLTTGYGSTSTAGFASSLIAGYGSTQTAGYKSTLTAGYGSTQTAEYGSSLTAGYGSTATAGQDSSLIAGYGSSLTSGIRSFLTAGYGSTLIAGLRSVLIAGYGSSLTSGIRSTLTAGYGSNQIASYGSSLIAGHESIQVAGNKSMLIAGKGSSQTAGFRSTLIAGAGSVQLAGDRSRLIAGADSNQTAGDRSKLLAGNNSYLTAGDRSKLTGGHDCTLMAGDQSRLTAGKNSILTAGARSKLIGSEGSTLSAGEDSTLIFRLWDGKRYRQLVAKTGENGVEADIPYYMNEDDDIVDKPDEDDDWIEVE from the coding sequence ATGCCCACGCCCACGCCTTCGGCAGCAAACGTCACGGTATCTGCTGCCGAACAGTCCAGCCATGAAGTGTTTGATGTGGCGTTGGTCAGCGCGGCTGCCCCCTCAGTAAACACCCTGCCGGTGACGACGCCGCAGACGTTGCAGACCGCCACTTACGGCAGCACGTTGAGTGGCGACAACAACAGCCGGCTCATTGCCGGTTATGGCAGTAACGAGACCGCTGGCAACCACAGTGATCTGATTGCCGGTTATGGAAGTACAGGAACCGCCGGCTCCGACAGCTCGCTGGTAGCAGGCTATGGGAGCACCCAGACTGCCGGAGGGGACAGCGCGCTGACGGCGGGTTACGGCAGTACCCAGACCGCCCGCGAAGGCAGCAACCTGACGGCCGGGTACGGCAGCACCGGCACGGCAGGTTCGGACAGCTCGTTGATCGCCGGTTACGGCAGTACTCAGACTTCTGGCGGGGACAGCTCGCTGACGGCGGGTTATGGCAGCACGCAGACGGCTCAGGAAGGCAGCAATCTGACGGCAGGCTACGGCAGCACCGGCACGGCGGGTTCGGACAGTTCGTTGATCGCGGGTTACGGCAGTACTCAGACTTCCGGAGAAGACAGCTCGCTGACGGCGGGTTATGGCAGTACGCAAACAGCTCAGGAAGGCAGCAATCTGACGGCAGGCTACGGCAGCACCGGCACGGCGGGTTCCGACAGCTCGCTGATCGCCGGTTACGGCAGTACACAAACCTCAGGCGGGGACAGTGCCCTGACCGCAGGCTACGGCAGCACGCAAACAGCTCAGGAAGGCAGCAATCTGACGGCAGGCTACGGCAGCACCGGCACGGCAGGCGCGGACAGCTCGTTGATCGCCGGTTACGGCAGCACGCAGACTTCCGGCAGCGACAGCTCACTGACCGCAGGCTATGGCAGTACCCAGACCGCCCGTGAAGGCAGCACCCTGACGGCCGGGTATGGCAGTACGGGAACGGCGGGCGCTGACAGCTCGCTGATCGCCGGTTACGGCAGCACGCAAACGTCGGGCAGTGAAAGCTCGCTCACGGCAGGTTATGGCAGTACCCAGACCGCACAGCAGGGTAGCGTACTCACGTCAGGCTACGGCAGTACGCAAACGGCCGGGGCTGCCAGTAACCTCACTACCGGCTATGGAAGTACAGGCACCGCGGGTCATGAGAGCTTCATCATCGCGGGGTACGGGAGTACACAGACAGCGGGCCACAAAAGCATCCTGACCGCTGGCTATGGGAGTACTCAGACGGCCAGGGACGGCAGCGACCTGATTGCGGGTTATGGCAGTACTGCAACCGCAGGCTCAAGCAGTTCGCTGATCGCAGGTTATGGCAGCACCCAGACCGCGAGCTACAAAAGCATGCTGACCGCCGGTTATGGCAGTACACAGACGGCCCGAGAACACAGTGACCTTGTTACAGGTTATGGCAGCACTTCAACGGCAGGGTCAAACAGTTCGCTGATTGCCGGATATGGCAGCACTCAAACGGCAGGTTTCAAAAGCATCCTGACCGCCGGTTATGGCAGTACACAGACGGCACAGGAGCGCAGTGACCTGGTTGCAGGCTATGGAAGCACATCGACTGCGGGTTACTCCAGTTCCTTGATCGCCGGCTATGGCAGCACGCAGACGGCGGGTTACGGGAGCACGTTGACGACCGGTTATGGCAGTACGCAAACCGCGCGGGAAAACAGTTCGCTCACCACCGGTTACGGAAGTACCTCCACCGCGGGTTATTCCAGCTCGCTGATCGCGGGTTACGGCAGTACACAGACAGCAGGCTACGAGAGCACGTTGACCGCTGGCTACGGCAGTACGCAAACCGCGCAGGAGCGCAGTGACCTGGTGACAGGTTATGGAAGCACCTCCACCGCCGGTTATGCGAGTTCGTTGATTGCGGGTTATGGCAGCACACAGACGGCAGGTTACGAGAGCACCTTGACCGCCGGTTACGGCAGTACGCAAACCGCACAGGAAAACAGCTCGCTCACCACCGGCTATGGAAGCACTTCGACCGCCGGCTTTGCCAGCTCGCTGATCGCGGGTTATGGCAGTACGCAGACAGCAGGCTATAAAAGTACCCTCACGGCCGGCTACGGCAGTACCCAGACCGCAGAGTACGGTAGCTCACTCACTGCGGGCTACGGCAGCACTGCAACGGCCGGGCAAGATAGCTCGTTGATCGCCGGTTATGGCAGCTCCCTGACCAGTGGAATCAGAAGTTTTCTGACGGCAGGTTATGGCAGTACGCTGATCGCGGGGCTTCGCAGTGTTTTGATCGCCGGTTATGGCAGTAGCCTTACATCGGGCATTCGCAGCACATTGACCGCGGGTTACGGCAGTAACCAGATTGCAAGTTATGGCAGCTCGTTGATTGCAGGCCATGAAAGCATTCAGGTCGCTGGAAATAAAAGCATGCTGATCGCCGGCAAGGGCAGCTCGCAGACAGCAGGTTTTCGCAGCACGTTGATTGCCGGTGCGGGTAGCGTACAGCTGGCAGGTGATCGCAGCAGGTTGATTGCCGGTGCAGACAGTAATCAGACCGCGGGTGACCGCAGCAAACTACTGGCCGGTAATAACAGTTATCTGACCGCCGGCGATAGAAGCAAACTGACCGGCGGGCATGACTGCACCCTGATGGCGGGAGACCAAAGCAGATTGACCGCTGGAAAGAACAGTATCTTGACGGCAGGCGCTCGTAGCAAACTCATTGGCAGTGAAGGCTCGACGCTCTCGGCTGGAGAAGACTCAACGCTGATTTTCAGGCTCTGGGACGGGAAGAGGTACCGGCAACTGGTTGCCAAAACGGGTGAGAACGGTGTTGAAGCCGACATACCGTACTACATGAACGAAGATGACGATATTGTCGATAAACCCGACGAGGACGATGACTGGATAGAGGTCGAGTAG
- a CDS encoding UTRA domain-containing protein, which translates to MREDVPRAVTTICKALQEQIEHGLLPHGSKLPAERKLSEVFDTTRITLREALLQMEAQGLIYREERRGWFISPPRLAYDLIRRSHFHAMVCAQGRVAHTQLLSARLQPASAMICEMLELPALSSVIQICRARRIDQRLVLYVEHYLRPELFPGILEHDLNQSLTELYARCYDLHYGQVRFDMVPTALHAEAAAALKVSLGSPGLRIARVNYDRKDRLIDCDLEYWRHDAIHVRAEVHGD; encoded by the coding sequence ATGCGCGAAGATGTGCCACGAGCGGTAACCACCATCTGCAAGGCTTTGCAGGAACAGATAGAACATGGCCTGTTGCCGCACGGCAGCAAACTGCCTGCCGAACGCAAGCTCAGTGAAGTGTTCGACACCACCCGCATCACCCTGCGTGAGGCCCTCCTGCAAATGGAGGCTCAAGGGCTGATTTATCGCGAGGAGCGGCGCGGCTGGTTCATCTCGCCGCCACGGCTGGCCTACGACCTGATTCGGCGCAGTCATTTTCACGCGATGGTCTGCGCGCAGGGAAGGGTGGCTCACACTCAGCTGCTTTCGGCCCGTCTGCAACCGGCTTCGGCGATGATCTGCGAAATGTTGGAGCTGCCAGCGCTGTCGAGCGTGATCCAGATCTGTCGTGCGCGACGTATCGATCAGCGTCTGGTGCTGTACGTGGAGCACTACCTGAGGCCGGAATTGTTTCCCGGTATCCTCGAACACGATCTGAACCAGTCGCTCACCGAACTCTATGCACGGTGTTATGACCTTCACTACGGTCAGGTGCGCTTCGATATGGTCCCCACCGCGCTGCACGCCGAGGCAGCCGCTGCGCTGAAGGTTTCCCTCGGCAGCCCAGGGCTGCGCATTGCGCGCGTCAATTACGACCGCAAAGACCGGCTGATCGACTGCGATCTGGAGTACTGGCGTCATGACGCGATTCATGTGCGCGCCGAGGTGCATGGCGACTGA
- a CDS encoding ABC transporter substrate-binding protein: protein MKHLLLASLLGSAMAMSSLAMAADADLKTLEAAAKAEGAVNSLGMPDDWANWGGIWKDLETKYGLKHMDTDMSSAQEIAKFDAEKDNASGDIGDVGAAFGPIAVAKGVTQPYKPTTWEQIPDWAKDKEGHWALAYTGTIAFIVNKNLLHGSEIPKTWADLKTGKYKVSIGDVSTAAQAANGVLAAAIAMKGDESNIEPGLALFTDLAKQKRLSLANPTIQTIEKGEIEVGVVWDFNGLSYRAKMAKPDDYVVLIPSDGSVISGYTTIINKYAKHPNAAKLAREYTFSDAGQIRLAEGNARPIRAEHVTMPEDVKAKLLPNEQYKNVTPIKNAEAWEKTSKALPQKWNEQVIIEMN, encoded by the coding sequence ATGAAACATCTTTTGCTGGCATCACTCCTCGGTTCAGCCATGGCAATGAGTTCCCTGGCCATGGCTGCGGACGCAGATCTTAAAACGCTGGAGGCTGCGGCCAAGGCCGAAGGCGCGGTCAATAGCCTTGGCATGCCGGATGACTGGGCAAACTGGGGCGGCATCTGGAAAGACCTGGAAACCAAGTACGGTCTCAAGCACATGGACACCGACATGAGTTCGGCCCAGGAAATTGCCAAGTTCGATGCAGAGAAAGACAACGCCAGTGGTGACATCGGCGACGTCGGTGCAGCGTTCGGCCCGATTGCCGTCGCCAAAGGTGTGACCCAGCCTTACAAGCCCACCACCTGGGAGCAGATCCCGGACTGGGCCAAAGACAAGGAAGGTCACTGGGCGCTGGCCTACACCGGCACCATTGCCTTCATCGTCAACAAGAACCTGTTGCATGGGTCTGAAATACCTAAAACCTGGGCTGACCTGAAAACCGGCAAGTACAAGGTTTCCATTGGCGACGTGAGCACCGCGGCTCAGGCTGCCAACGGTGTGCTGGCAGCCGCCATCGCCATGAAAGGCGACGAAAGCAATATCGAGCCGGGCCTGGCACTGTTCACCGATCTGGCCAAACAAAAGCGCCTGTCGCTCGCCAACCCGACCATTCAGACCATCGAAAAAGGCGAGATCGAGGTCGGCGTGGTCTGGGACTTCAATGGCCTGAGCTACCGGGCCAAGATGGCCAAGCCAGATGATTACGTGGTGCTGATCCCGTCGGATGGCTCGGTGATTTCCGGCTACACCACCATCATCAACAAATACGCCAAACACCCGAACGCCGCCAAACTGGCGCGTGAATACACCTTCAGCGATGCGGGTCAGATCAGGCTGGCAGAAGGCAATGCGCGTCCTATTCGCGCAGAGCACGTCACCATGCCGGAAGACGTGAAAGCCAAGCTGTTGCCGAATGAGCAGTACAAAAATGTAACGCCGATCAAAAACGCAGAAGCATGGGAGAAGACCTCCAAGGCCCTGCCGCAGAAGTGGAACGAGCAGGTCATCATCGAGATGAACTGA
- a CDS encoding alkaline phosphatase family protein codes for MKHNVILIVLDGLNYEVARHAMGHLQAWHAAGRAALYKLECELPALSRPLYECILTGVAPIDSGIVHNNVSRLSSQRSVFHYARDAGLSTAAAAYRWVSELYNRTPFDAARDRHTDAPDLPIQHGLFYWADHYPDSHLFADAESLRLRHAPNFLLIHPMNIDDAGHKHGLDTAQYRNTARSADIILADYLQRWLDAGYQVLVTADHGMNNDRSHNGLLPEEREVPLFVIGDAFSLNVDAAPRQTELCGTICELLGIPHDKPVCQELLN; via the coding sequence ATGAAACACAACGTTATCCTGATCGTACTCGATGGCCTCAATTACGAAGTGGCCCGCCACGCGATGGGCCACCTTCAAGCCTGGCATGCTGCCGGTCGGGCCGCGCTCTACAAGCTGGAGTGCGAACTGCCCGCCCTGTCGCGTCCTTTATACGAATGCATATTGACCGGTGTCGCGCCCATCGACAGCGGCATCGTGCATAACAACGTCTCACGCCTGTCCAGCCAGCGCAGTGTATTTCACTATGCCCGCGACGCAGGGCTGAGCACGGCTGCGGCGGCTTACCGCTGGGTCAGCGAGCTGTACAACCGCACACCGTTTGACGCAGCACGCGATCGCCACACCGACGCACCCGACCTGCCGATTCAGCACGGGTTGTTTTACTGGGCTGATCACTACCCTGATTCACACCTGTTCGCCGACGCTGAAAGCCTGCGTCTCAGGCACGCACCGAATTTTCTGCTGATCCACCCCATGAATATCGACGACGCCGGGCACAAGCACGGCCTCGACACCGCGCAATACCGCAACACCGCCCGCAGCGCCGACATCATTCTGGCTGACTACCTGCAACGCTGGCTGGATGCGGGCTATCAGGTGCTGGTCACCGCTGACCACGGCATGAACAACGATCGCTCGCACAACGGCCTGCTGCCAGAAGAGCGCGAAGTGCCACTGTTCGTCATTGGTGATGCATTCAGCCTGAATGTCGATGCTGCGCCGCGCCAGACCGAGTTGTGCGGCACGATCTGCGAACTGCTCGGCATCCCTCACGACAAACCGGTCTGTCAGGAGCTTCTCAATTGA